In the Alistipes provencensis genome, TTTTGGAAGGCTCTGTTGTCCGAAATTGCAAGCATTACGGAACCCTCTATTGTCAGTTATATGGCAATAGTAAGTTTGTCGGCGGCGGCATTGCCGGGACTTCGGTTGACGGTACGACGATCAATGATTGCCGTTTCGGCGGCCAGTTCAAGGGTAAGAGTGGCGATCCCGTGGCCCTGACAGCCGACGATGTCTGCGGCGACAGCAACTTCTCTGGCTCGGGAAACACCCTCTGGGACGGAAAATAAACGGTTGGTTGGTGGTGGACGGGGCGGAGCTCCGCTTCGTCCCCTTTTTACAAAACGATGCGAATGGTACGAAAACTTGTTTTTGCGATTCTGGCCGGCTGGTTGCTGCTGACGGCCTGTGGCGGTAAAGATACCCCGGGCTATACCGGACCGGGGAGCGGCGATGCTACCGTCACGGGAAAGGTCGTCGATCAGCGGGGACTGCCCGTCGAAGGCGTGGTCGTGAGCGACGGAATGCTGACAACCCTCACCGACGAGGGCGGAAACTATGCGCTTGCCAGCGATCTCTCGAAGCGACGCTTCGTGCAGGTGACCATTCCGGCGGAGTACGAGATTCCGGTGAAGGACGGCCTTCCGCAGTTCTGGCAGCGCATTCCCGAGGGCTCGACCAAGGTCAAGGCCGATTTTACGCTTCAGGCCCGCCGAAAGACGGCTTCGCGCTATACGATCCTGATGACGGCCGATCCGCAGATCCGGTCGCGCAATGCCGGATTTGACAAGTTCGCTTATCATTCGATCGACATGTATGAGGATATGTGCCGCGACCTGCGTGAAACGGCTGCGTCGATTACCGACCGTCCCGTTTACAGCATCAGCCTGGGCGACCTGGTCCACAACGACATGTCGCTTTACCAGACCTATTGTAAAGGAATCGAGGATTTCGATTTCCCGGTGTTCAACGTGATCGGTAACCACGACCATGTGCAGAACGTGGCCACCGACCGCGAGGCGGTGGCGAAATTCGAGGAATACCTCGGTCCGACGTGCTATTCGGTCGAACTGGGGGAGCTTCACTTCATCTTCCTCGACAACATCATCATGAAGAACAATACGCTCGACCCGAATAATACGGGTGCCTACAGCGACGGACTTTCCGACGAGGTGTACAGCTGGCTGTGCAACGACCTAAAATATGTCGATCCGGGCAAGACCGTGATGGTCTGCGCACACAGTTCGATGTTCCGCAAACCCGGTTCCGAGCCTGCCGAGAAGGACAAGCACGGACCCGACTATGCTTCGCGCCTGTCGCAGTTCCCCTGCGTACACACCTGGGCGGGCCATTCGCACATCAATTTCAACTATGCCTATTCGGCCGAAGAGCTGTCCGCGAAATTTCCTAACGTCGAGTCGCACATCCTTGCCCGTTCGACGGGTGCGCTGTGGCTCAACGAGCGGATTTCGACCGACGGCACGCCGCGGGGTTATCTGGTGATCGACGTGGACGGCGAAGCGATTAGTTGGTACTATAAACCGTATGCTTACGAAAATGACGTACCTTCGGGGCTGAAACGCGACCATCAGATGCAGGCTTATGCACCCCGGAAGTATTACGACGACAGCTATTTCTATGTCAACGTCTGGGGCTACGACGCCCGCTGGAGCGATGTCTGCTATACCGACAGCGGGAAGCAGGGGGCGAAGATGACTCGGGTGGCCGCCTACGACGGAAATTTCGTGCAGAAGGCTGCCTATTACAACTCCGTTCAGGACAAGGCGACGTTCGAACCTTTCAAAACGACTCATATGTTCCGCATTCTTCCCACGGAGGGTGCGACCTCTGCGACTGTCGAAGTGACCGACCGTTTCGGTGAGCATTATACGATGACCGTGGATTGGTAGTGAAAACAGTATAGAACCGAAATTATGAAGAGACTCTTTTTGACGCTCCTTGCCGTGGTGACGCTCTTTACTGCGGTTGCTGGCGGTATTTCGACCGCCGCGGAGCTGGTCGCCTTTGCTGAGGCGGCCAATGCCGGGGGTGACCTCACTCCGTGGCAGAACGGGAACGGCGAGGTTTGCCTGACGGCCGACATCGACCTGGGCAAGGTCAAGCGTTTTGCACGCGTCGAGAATTTCGAAGGCGTGTTCGACGGTGGAGGTCATGCCATTCAGAACTGGAAGGCCGAGGGCGGTCTGTTCCGGCTGGTTGCCGAGGGCAGCGTCGTGCGCAACGTGGTAATTGCGGCCAGTTGTTCGATGAAGGTGTCGGACGACGGCGACGAGCCTTTCTTCGCGGGTTTCGTGGCCGATGTGAACCACGGCGTTCTGGAACGCTGCGAGAACTACGGTTCGATTTCGCACCGCTCCTCCCGGTCGCAGCACGACAACTATGTGGGCGGGGTCTGCGGCATGAACAAATACATCGTCATCCGCTGCAAGAACGGCGGCGAGATCATCTCGACGGGCAACTGCCCGTCGCTGGCGCCGACTGCCGAGCCGCGGATGTATCTGGGCGGCGTACTGGGCGGAAGTTTCGGGCGTTCGCTGCCGGGGGCTTTCGTGGCCTACTGCGAGAACACCGGTCGGGTGAGCTATTCCGGAGCGTTCATCGTCTCCCATATCGGCGGCATTGTGGGCTACAACATGCGCGTCAAGACCAAGTTCTGCATCAACCGCGGGGAGATCGTCTCGGCGGCGCGCGGCGTTGAGGAGGGCAGCGACCGCTACTGTCAGGAGATGGCCGGCGGCATCTGCGGCATGGCCAAGGGCGACGTGATGTGCTGCGACAATTTCGGGGCCGTCACCACCCGCGGGCACGCGTACAGCCTGACAGCGGGCATCTGCGGCTCGGCGCACGAGTCGCTGACCGTCGGCGACTGCGATAACTTCGCCCCCGTGACTTCGACGAGTACTTATCAGGCCGCCGTCGGCGGGATCGTCGGGCTTTCGGGACGTCCCGTCGTCGTTGCGCATTGCCGCAACAAGGGCGCCGTGCGTTTCGACGGCACCAGCGTCGACCGCCGTTCCTGCGCCGCCGGCATCGTGGGCGATATCTACGCCAAGAAGGATGCCGTTTATGCCGCTTCGGTCCGCTACTGCCGCAACGAGGGCGACGTCTCCTGCGGGCTGGGCGAGAATACGCGCAACAGTGCCCGGGGCATTCAGGCGGCGGGTATCGTCGGCTTCATCAACGGCAACGAAAAGGTGAGCGCCGACATCCGCGACTGCGTAAACACGGGCAAGGTGCGTTCTGAATCGGGGCGTACCGCGGGCATCTGCGGGTTCGCCAGTTATTGCGATTTCGACGGCAACGAGAATCTCGGGACCGTCGAAGGGGCCGGGGCGCTGCTGGGCGGCATCGTCGCCGCTTTCGAGCGGGGGACCCTGACGAACTGCACCAACCGGGGCGACGTGCTGGCCGAGGCCAAAGGCGAAGCGGGTGGTATTGCCGCGACGACCTGGACCGGCGGGAATGCCGGTATCGAGGGCTGCCGCAACAGCGGGGTGGTGAAAGGCCTCTTCGGCCTGACGGCGTCGATCCTGGGCGAAGGCCGCTCCGAGAGCGACCGCATCGGGGCGTGCGGCGTCGGCGGAGCCGTGGGTACCGTGACACAGAGCCGTGCGGCGGCTCCGAAGGTCACGCCGGAGAATTTCGGGCAGTTCATCACCGGGCGCAACGTGGCGAAGAACAACGCGACTGTCGACGAGACGAGCTGCTATTATTGGGATGGAAACAACTAAAATACAAAGGATATGAAACGTTTTCTGATATATTGCTGGGCGTTCGTCATCAGTTGTGCGGCCTACGCCCAGATACCCAACGTGACGGGACGGGTGACCTCCGCCGACGGGGCGCCCGTCGCCGGGGTCGTGGTCAGCGACGGCCTGAACTGTACGCAGACCGATGCCGAGGGCCGCTATGCCTTGACCAGCGATCTGGACCAGCGCCATTTCGTGTTCATTTCGGTTCCGGCCGAGTATGAGATTCCTGCTTACCGGGGGTGTCCGCAGTTCTTCAAGCGCATCGACCGCTTCCAGAAGGAGGTGAAGGCCGATTTCGTGCTCGAACCCCGCAAGGAATCCGCCGTGCATCACACGCTGTTGATGCAGGGCGACCCCCAGATCAAGAATTACGGCGTAGACGGCTCGGCCGAGGCTTACCGGTCGGTGGTGATCCCCGACATGATCCGCATGCGCAGTTCGATCGAGACCCCCTGCTACGGCATCAATCTGGGCGATCTGGTGTACAACGACATGAACGTCTACAACGCCTATATGGACAACACCGAGCGGGTGGACGTGACGACCTTCAACGTGATCGGCAACCACGACCACGACCAGACGACCATCCTGAGCGACTCGCTGGGTACGGTCTATTTCGAGATGTACCTCGGCCCGACCTGTTATTCGGCCAATATCGGCAACATGCACTATGTTTTCGTGGACAACATCCTCTACGGACGCGAGAACGCCTCGAGATCCTATGAGCTGGGGCTGAGCGACGAGATCGCCCACTGGCTCCGACAGGACCTGAGCTATGTGCCCAAGGACAAGACGATCATGATCTGCGCCCATTCGCAGATGTTCAAGAAGTACAGCAGCTTCTCGACCCGCAACAAGAACTACGCGGTCTACCGCGACGAGCTGCTCAAGTTCAAGAACGTCTATTCGTGGGCCGGGCACAACCACCACACATATATCTACAACTACAACCGTTCGGAGCAGATGCCCATCGAGAACCTGACGGCCGTCACCGTCACCCGTTCGACGGGTTCGCTGCGCCTGAACAAGCACCTCAACAACGACGGTACGCCGCAGGGCTATATGATCGTCGATGTCGACGGCGACGATGTGTCGTGGTATTTCCACTCGTGCGGCAAGGACCGCAACTACCAGATGCGGATTTATTCGCCCGTGAGGACCGCCAGCGATTATGTGCTGGCCAACGTCTGGACATGGGACGATGCCTGGGGGCCCGTCGAGTGGTGGGAGAACGGCGTGAAGGTGGGCGCGATGGAGCCCTGCGAGGAGTTCGATCCCGATTACATGGACCTCTACGCCACGGTGACGAATAAGACCACCCGCAAATACTGCCAGCCCGCGAAGTCGTTCCACATGTTCCGTATCAAGCCTTCGGCGGGCGTAAAAGAGGGCGAAGTACGGGTGACCGACCGCTTCGGAACGACATATACGGAACGCGTGAGCTGGTAAGGTACGGTTTTGGATACCGTTCCCGCAGTCAGCTTACCCGACAGAAGATGTTCCATTCCGGAGACCCATATTTCGGCTATACCGAACAGGAGGTAAAAGAGGTGTTCACGGCTCTTTATCCGCGACTGTGTGCCTATATCAACGGGGTGACCGACCGCGGGGACCTTTGCGACGACATCATTCAGGAGATTTTTTACAAGTTTCTCCGGCGCCGGCCTTATCTGGATCGCGCCAAGGTGCCGTCCTATCTCTTTTCGATGGCTCATAACGAGTGCCTGAACTGGCTGCGGCAAAATAAGATACTCTACAACAGTGTCGACCTGGCGCGGCTGCAGGAATCCCGGTCGTGGGAGACGCTCGCCATGAGCGATTTCCTCGATGCACCCAACGACTCGCCGCTGGCGACGCTGCTGATCGAGGAGGTGCTGGCGCTGTGCGACCGCCTCCCGCCGCAGACGGCGCGCATCTTCCGCATGAGCCGTATCGAGGGGATGACCAACCGCGAGATCGCCGATGCGCTCCATATCGCCCAGCGGACCGTCGAGAAACACATTTCGCTTTCGATCCGCTGGTTCCGGCGCTCGTCGCGTTTCAAGGGATATTGGTCCGATCCGGGATAGAAATGATTAGACAATAAAACAAATCTGCTATGAAGAACCTGTTTATGCTTTTTTTTGCCGCAGCGGCCGTTGCGGTGCAGTCGGCCCCGGCCCGGAGTTTCCGAGCCGCGACCTATAACGTGCGCCAGCTCAACGCGGGCGACGACGCGAAGGGCAACGGCTGGGAGCGACGGCTTCCGGTCATCGCTTCGCTCATCCGGTACCACGATTTCGATATTTTCGGCGCTCAGGAGGTGTTCCACAGCCAGTTGGAGGACCTGCTCGGGGCGCTGCCCGGCTATGGCTATACGGGTGTCGGCCGGGACGACGGCGCCGAGGCGGGCGAATATTCCGTGGTATTCTACAAGCGTGACCGTTTCGAACTGCTCGATTCGGGGCATTTCTGGCTCGCGGAGGACAGCACGCGCCCGAACAAGGGCTGGGACGCCAAATACGTTCGCATCTGTTGCTGGGGGCGCTTCCTCGACCGTGAGACCCAAGAGCGCTTCTGGTTCTTCTCCCTGCACACCGATCACAAGGGCGAACGTGCGCAGGTCGAGAGCTGCCGGTTGGTGTTGGATAAAATCCGGATGATGTGCCGTGGCGAGCGGGCCGTGCTCACGGGCGATTTCAACGTCGGCGAAACGAGCGAAAGTTACGCCGTGCTGCGCGATTCGGGGCTGCTTTCCGATACCTACGACCTGGCCGAGATCAAATATGCCTGGACCGGTACGGAAAACGGCTTCGATCCCGACCGCAAGACCTTCCGCCACATCGACTACCTCTTCGTGACGCCCGGTTTCCGGGTGCTGCGCTACGGCATCCTGACCGACACCTACCGCACGGAAGAACCAGAGGGCAGTGCGAAACCCTTCCGGGCTCGGACTCCTTCGGACCATTTCCCCGTGCTGGTCGAGATGGACTTTGCCGAATAAAATCACCGTAACCTGAAACTATTCCCGAACAAACGAATGAACATACTCTCTTTCTTTCGCAAAAGCGAGCCTTCGGCGCCCTTCACGGGTGACGACGCGGCGCGCATGAAACTCTACAAAAAGCTCCGTTTCCAGAGCTTCATCGCCGGCACGGTCGGCTACAGCCTCTATTACGTCTGTCGCACGAGCCTCAATGTGGTCAAGAAGCCGATCCTCGAAAGCGGGGCGCTCGACGCCACGCAGCTGGGCATCATCGGCTCGGCGCTGCTGTTCGCCTACGCCATCGGCAAATTCGTCAACGGATTCCTCTCCGACCATAGTAACATCAAACGTTTTATGGCTGCCGGACTGTGCGTCTCGGCCGTCGCCAACCTGCTGGTCGGGGCGTTGGGCTTCGCCAACGGCGGGGGCATGGTCGGCAACATGACGCTCTTCGTAGCCTTTGCCGTGATGTGGGGCGTTAACGGCTGGTCGCAGTCGATGGGCGCGCCCCCGGCGATCATCGCCCTTTCGCGGTGGTATCCCCTGAGCAAGCGCGGCACCTACTACGGATTTTTCAGCGCCAGCCACAACCTCGGCGAGTTCCTTTCGTTCCTCTTCGTCGGGGCCGTCGTCGGCATCTTCGGCTGGCAGTGGGGCTTCGTCGGGTCGTCGGTGGCCGGGGTACTGGGCGTGCTGGTGATCGTCTTCCTGCTGCACGACACCCCCGAATCGAAGGGACTGCCCCCGATCGAGGTGCTGACCGGCGAGGAGTCTCCCGAACAGAGCCACGACCACGAGTCCACCTCCGAGCTCCAGCGTTCGGTCATCCGCAACCCCTTCGTCTGGGTGCTGGCGCTGTCGAGCGCCTTCATGTACGTTTCGCGCTACGCCATCAACGGCTGGGGCGTGCTGTTCCTGCAAGAGGTCAAGGGATATTCGCTGGCCACGGCCACGCAGGTCATCTCGGTCAACGCCCTGCTGGGGATCGTCGGAACGGTCTTTTCGGGATGGTTGTCCGACACGCTGTTTCACGGACGCCGCAACGTGCTGGCATTCGGATTCGGCGTGCTGAACACCATCGCTCTGTGCCTGTTCCTCTACTCGGGCGACAGCATGTTCGTCAACCTGCTGAGCATGGTGCTCTTCGGCATGGCCATCGGGGTGCTGATCTGCTTCCTCGGCGGACTCATGGCCATCGACATCGTGCCGCGCGAAGCCACGGGTGCCGCACTGGGTATCGTCGGAATGGCCAGTTACGTCGGCGCCGGGTTGCAGGACATCGTCAGCGGCTGGCTGATCAATTCGGGCAAGACGGTTGCGGACGGCGTCACGACCTACGATTTCGACACGGCCATCATTTTCTGGATCGCCGCCTCGGCCCTGTCGTTCGTCCTCGCGCTCTTCGTTTCGCAACGTTCACACGCAAAATAAATGAGTATGAAAAACAAAACTGTTATTCCTGCTATCGGGGCTCTCGCACTGGTTTCGTCTGCGACGGCCGCTACAAAGCCGAACATTCTGATAATCGTAGTGGATGATATGGGGTACTCCGACCTCGGGTGTTTCGGCGGGGAGATTTCAACCCCCAATATCGATAAGTTGGCTGAGCAGGGTGTAAGGTTTACCCAATTTTACAGCAATCCGATGAGTGCACCGACGAGGGCGTCCCTATTGACCGGTTTGTATCCGACCAACGCGGGTATCGGAAATATGGGGCTTGAAACCACGGTGAAGGAGTACCAGAATTATCTCAGGCACGATTGTGCAACTGTCGCCGAGATATTTAAGAATGCGGGATATTACACCTACCAGAGCGGTAAATGGCATGTAGGACAGGATGAAGGGCAAAAACCGGTCGAACGGGGTTTCGACAAAGGATTTACGATGATAGGGGGTGCTACGGATTACTATGAGCCGTTAGGGATGTACATGGATAACGAGCCGTGGAAAGCTCCGGAGGGCTATTATATGACCCACGCTGTTACGGAGAAAGCCGTGGAATTC is a window encoding:
- a CDS encoding calcineurin-like phosphoesterase C-terminal domain-containing protein, whose product is MVRKLVFAILAGWLLLTACGGKDTPGYTGPGSGDATVTGKVVDQRGLPVEGVVVSDGMLTTLTDEGGNYALASDLSKRRFVQVTIPAEYEIPVKDGLPQFWQRIPEGSTKVKADFTLQARRKTASRYTILMTADPQIRSRNAGFDKFAYHSIDMYEDMCRDLRETAASITDRPVYSISLGDLVHNDMSLYQTYCKGIEDFDFPVFNVIGNHDHVQNVATDREAVAKFEEYLGPTCYSVELGELHFIFLDNIIMKNNTLDPNNTGAYSDGLSDEVYSWLCNDLKYVDPGKTVMVCAHSSMFRKPGSEPAEKDKHGPDYASRLSQFPCVHTWAGHSHINFNYAYSAEELSAKFPNVESHILARSTGALWLNERISTDGTPRGYLVIDVDGEAISWYYKPYAYENDVPSGLKRDHQMQAYAPRKYYDDSYFYVNVWGYDARWSDVCYTDSGKQGAKMTRVAAYDGNFVQKAAYYNSVQDKATFEPFKTTHMFRILPTEGATSATVEVTDRFGEHYTMTVDW
- a CDS encoding calcineurin-like phosphoesterase C-terminal domain-containing protein encodes the protein MKRFLIYCWAFVISCAAYAQIPNVTGRVTSADGAPVAGVVVSDGLNCTQTDAEGRYALTSDLDQRHFVFISVPAEYEIPAYRGCPQFFKRIDRFQKEVKADFVLEPRKESAVHHTLLMQGDPQIKNYGVDGSAEAYRSVVIPDMIRMRSSIETPCYGINLGDLVYNDMNVYNAYMDNTERVDVTTFNVIGNHDHDQTTILSDSLGTVYFEMYLGPTCYSANIGNMHYVFVDNILYGRENASRSYELGLSDEIAHWLRQDLSYVPKDKTIMICAHSQMFKKYSSFSTRNKNYAVYRDELLKFKNVYSWAGHNHHTYIYNYNRSEQMPIENLTAVTVTRSTGSLRLNKHLNNDGTPQGYMIVDVDGDDVSWYFHSCGKDRNYQMRIYSPVRTASDYVLANVWTWDDAWGPVEWWENGVKVGAMEPCEEFDPDYMDLYATVTNKTTRKYCQPAKSFHMFRIKPSAGVKEGEVRVTDRFGTTYTERVSW
- a CDS encoding sigma-70 family RNA polymerase sigma factor — encoded protein: MFHSGDPYFGYTEQEVKEVFTALYPRLCAYINGVTDRGDLCDDIIQEIFYKFLRRRPYLDRAKVPSYLFSMAHNECLNWLRQNKILYNSVDLARLQESRSWETLAMSDFLDAPNDSPLATLLIEEVLALCDRLPPQTARIFRMSRIEGMTNREIADALHIAQRTVEKHISLSIRWFRRSSRFKGYWSDPG
- a CDS encoding endonuclease/exonuclease/phosphatase family protein; translated protein: MKNLFMLFFAAAAVAVQSAPARSFRAATYNVRQLNAGDDAKGNGWERRLPVIASLIRYHDFDIFGAQEVFHSQLEDLLGALPGYGYTGVGRDDGAEAGEYSVVFYKRDRFELLDSGHFWLAEDSTRPNKGWDAKYVRICCWGRFLDRETQERFWFFSLHTDHKGERAQVESCRLVLDKIRMMCRGERAVLTGDFNVGETSESYAVLRDSGLLSDTYDLAEIKYAWTGTENGFDPDRKTFRHIDYLFVTPGFRVLRYGILTDTYRTEEPEGSAKPFRARTPSDHFPVLVEMDFAE
- a CDS encoding MFS transporter; protein product: MNILSFFRKSEPSAPFTGDDAARMKLYKKLRFQSFIAGTVGYSLYYVCRTSLNVVKKPILESGALDATQLGIIGSALLFAYAIGKFVNGFLSDHSNIKRFMAAGLCVSAVANLLVGALGFANGGGMVGNMTLFVAFAVMWGVNGWSQSMGAPPAIIALSRWYPLSKRGTYYGFFSASHNLGEFLSFLFVGAVVGIFGWQWGFVGSSVAGVLGVLVIVFLLHDTPESKGLPPIEVLTGEESPEQSHDHESTSELQRSVIRNPFVWVLALSSAFMYVSRYAINGWGVLFLQEVKGYSLATATQVISVNALLGIVGTVFSGWLSDTLFHGRRNVLAFGFGVLNTIALCLFLYSGDSMFVNLLSMVLFGMAIGVLICFLGGLMAIDIVPREATGAALGIVGMASYVGAGLQDIVSGWLINSGKTVADGVTTYDFDTAIIFWIAASALSFVLALFVSQRSHAK